AGCGATTGCTGTCATCGGTAGTTGTTGACAGTAAATAAGCTGGAGTGCTGCCAGGAATGTTTTAGCTTTATCCGCTTTCTTAGATTGTAGCTGTCTTATTCTTGACCCAATCACCAAAGCTAATGCTTGCTCTAAACAAACTAAGAATTGTGAACGATATAACTGCAAAAACTCTGCTTGATTGTCTTCATTTTCTTCAGAATTAGTAACTTGAGGAGCAGAAATTCCTTCTCTATCCATAGCATCTCTCGATACTGTAGGTAGAGCACCACCCCGCGCATGAATTCTGTACTGTCGTAGGCGAGAGGCAAGATTTTGCAATTGTGCCATCACAGTTTCACTCTTGAGTATCTGACCGATTTGGCTTTCTAATTTCAAAGCAATTTCTTCTAGTTGTTGAGTTGTCGGTGGAGAACACTTTCCCCTAATGCCTAAAGAACGTTGTTGTAATCGTTGTACCCGATAAATAAGATGGTAGCTTTCTAAAAGCTTTGAGAAATATTCAATCTCGCTAACAGTTAACGAGTGGAACTCCCTTAAAATTCGCTCTAGCTGTTTGGGTCGAGTATCGTTAAGAATTGCCCAATCACTTATAAGATAAACTCCTAACTCTAGCAAAAATTTATTTAACGCCGGATCTTGTTTTACCCTTGTAGTTGTCCAATTTGTGAGACTGCTTTGTGCAGAGTCAAAACTCTGCAAAACTTTTCGAGAAAGACATTGATAAGAACTTGCTGGTTGTAATCTGCCATCATCATCAAGGACATAAGGCAGTAAATCAGTGCAACTAAAACCGTGAACATTCCCAAAATTAGCTTCTAGCTGCAAGCAAACTTGCTCAATTTGCCAAGATATAAAGCAGAGTAAACAACGTTCTGCTAACAAACATCTGTCAGCAGGAGCATCCCTAGACAGTTCCAATAGCAGCCGTTGCACTTCTGTATCATTTACATCGCTTTCAACCGTATATTCTGGAAACGTATCAGCGAAAAACTCCTTAGCTGGTTTAATTTCTTTGATTTGTCGCTTACCAGCAGTATCAATTCTTACTAGCCTCCAATATCTTAATGCAGCACCCATAGGTATATCAGGTCAGTGATAATTTATCGTCAGCAAACAATTTATACAGTAATGGCTCCACGGTAATCTAGTCTGTCTATAAGTTCTTAATTCCAGACCCGCTGACTTTATGCACTTTAGTTTGGTTTAGCTGCGTACCAATCGAATCAACGATTAGAGAGAACAAGACTCACATAAAAAGATTTGTCTTGAGGTTGGGTATTAGAGTTTGGGGTTAAATTCCTGCACCGCCCATGCTGGAATCGCCTTAATGGAATATGCTCAAAAAAAGAGTTCTGGTAGCTATGTCAAACTGGAGGGTAGTGCTACAGTTATAGACCCAATTTAAGCTTGTAGCGATCGCCTCAAAATAAATGTTCAGATGCTTGGAGTTGGTGAATCACACTGTACAATCGAGATGAATAATCAAAGCTTTCAAGCGTCGTGAAATTTTTTATCGGTTGTGCTGTTTGGGCATATAAAGGTTGGGTGGGCGAACTTTATCCCCAAGGCACTCGCACTACAGACTTTCTGCATCTCTACAGCCGTCGCTTCACCACTGTAGAAGGCAATACCACCTTCTACGCTGTGCCTAATCAAGAAACTGTAACTCGATGGGCTGCGGAAACACCATCAGGATTTGAATTTTGCTTGAAATTACCGCGAGATATCACCCATAAAGGGTTATTAAAACCAAATATTCCGGCTGCTTTAAAATTTTTGGAAGGAATGCGCCCTTTAGGTAAGCACATTGGGCCGATTTTTGCTCAGTTACCGCCGAGTTATACACCTACATTGCTTGACGATTTGACCAACTTTTTAGAAGCTTGGCCGCGCACAGATGCACCTCTAGCATTAGAAGTTCGGCATCCCGATTGGTTCAAGGAACCCCATGCTAGAAATTTGACAGCGCTTTTAGAGCAGCTAGGCGTAGGACGGGTACTATTAGACTCGCGCCCAATCTACGCTGGAGATGATGATCCCCAGATAGAATCAGAGCGACGTAAACCTAAATTACCATTGCAATTTAGTGTTACAGCGCCTTTTAGCTTGATTAGATTTATTTCTCATCCGAATTTGTCTGTGAATCAGCCTTTTATGGAAGAGTGGGTAACACAGATTCAACAATGGTTACAGCAGGGAAAACGAATTTATTTCTTTGTTCATTGTCCAACAGAAGAGCGATCGCCTAACACAGCCCGTCACTTCCAACAGCTATTAGAACAGAGTGGTACAGCAATTCCACCTCTACCTTGGAATAACTTGGAGCATCCTCCCAATCAACTCAGTTTATGGTGAGTATACTTAACTACTAAAATTAAGCAATGTAACTTAAAATAAGAAATTACTTGCAAAATTCCTCTCACTGTCTACTCCCAATTTTCTAAACTCTTTTTTTCCTCGTACCAGCATTTGATAAGTTAGTACATAGTCTGAAATAGCAGTTATTGCAAAGAGGGGATTACGTTGAGTCAAAATCCAGATGCCATTGCCCCCCACGGTGGAGAATTAGTTAACCGTATCGCTACACCGGAACAAAGGGAAGAGTTTCTCTCAAAAGCTGACTTTTTGCCGCGAGTGCAACTTGATGAGCGAGCCGTTTCTGATGTAGAAATGATTGCGATCGGCGCTTTTAGCCCACTCACAGGTTTTATGAATCAGGAAGATTACGATCGCGTAGTCACTGAAATGCGTCTTGCTAACGGTCTTGTCTGGTCGATGCCGATTACACTTTCGGTTGCCGAAGAAGTAGCTTCTTCTCTTAAAGAAGGCGGTTTGATTCGCTTAGATAACCCTGCCGGTCGGTTTATTGGAGTTTTGCAACTCACCCAAAAGTATAACTACGACAAGACCCGCGAGGCAATCAATGTCTATCGCACTAATGATGCGAACCATCCTGGTGTGCAGGTACTTTATAATCAAGGTTCTGTACATTTGGCTGGTGATATCTGGCTTTTGCAACGCGTAACCCATCCCCAGTTTCCCAACTACCAAATTGATCCAGCTGCCTCACGGCAAATATTTCGGGAAAATGGCTGGAAAACGATTGTTGGTTTCCAAACTCGCAACCCCATTCACCGCGCTCATGAATACATCCAAAAGTGCGCCTTGGAAACAGTAGATGCTTTATTTTTGCATCCCTTAGTAGGGGCAACCAAAGACGATGATATTCCCGCCGATGTGCGGATGCGCTGTTATGAGATTTTGTTGGAACACTACTATCCCCATGATCGGGTAATTTTGGCAATTAATCCGGCAGCAATGCGTTATGCTGGGCCTCGCGAGGCAATTTTTCATGCTTTAGTCCGCAAAAACTATGGCTGTACTCACTTTATCGTTGGACGGGATCATGCGGGCGTTGGTGATTACTATGGTACTTACGATGCTCAATACATCTTTGACGAGTTTGAGCCAAGTGAATTGGGTATTGTGCCAATGAAGTTTGAACACGCTTTCTACTGCACGCGTACCAAGCAAATGGCAACGACTAAAACCAGTCCCAGCAAACCAGAAGAACGCGTTCACCTATCGGGAACAAAAGTTAGGGAAATGCTGCGCCGGGGTGAATTACCTCCACCAGAATTTTCTCGTCCAGAAGTAGCAGCAGAGTTGGCACGGGCAATGCGTATACAAGTATTGGCTTAAGCTAGATTGTTAACAAGCAAACAGTATAAACTATCGCTTTACTCTACAGACCTGAAGCCTATAAGCTGTTAGCTTATGGGCTGAGGACTGATAGTTAATTATGGAACGGCGGACGTTTTTACACAAAATTGGCTCAATACTCGCGGTATTGGGGGTAACTGAAGCTGAGTGGTTGACTTTAGGAAGTCGCTATTACCAAGCGCTGGCACAACCTAATTCGCGCAAGTTGGCATTATTAATCGGTATCAATCAATATCCAGAAAGTCCAGCCCTTAGCGGTTGTTTGACTGATGTGGAACTGCAAAAAGAACTTTTAATTCATCGCTTTGGCTTCCAAGCTTCAGATATCTTGACCTTAACTGAAGAACAAGCTAATAGAGAATTCATCGAAGCTGCTTTTTTAGATCATCTCAGTCAGCAAGCAAGACCGGGTGATTTGGTTGTCTTCCACTTTAGCGGTTACGGGACTCGCGTCAAATTACCAACATCGCTAGAAACATTGCAGAATGCTCTAGTGCCAGTCAATGAGCAAGTAAAATCACAAGACGAAAAAATAGTCAACTACCTATTAGAAGAAACCTTATTGCTGTTGTTGCGATCGCTTCCTACAGAACACGTTACAGCAGTATTGGATACCAGCTACTACACTCCTAGCACATCCCAGTTAGCAGCAACGCGAATTCGCGTCCGTCCAGAATCAACAGAAGCACAACTATCGACAGCAGAATTAGACTTTCAAAACAAAGTCAAAACTCAAAACTCAAAAGTCAGTCCTCTTATTCTTACAGCCACCTCAGACCCTAAGCAGTTAGCCAGAGAAGCTTTATTTTCTGGTTTTAGTGCTGGATTATTTACTTACGCCTTAACACAGTACTTGTGGGAATCAACCCCAGCCACAAAAATTCAATTCACTCTTTCCTACGTCGGAACTTCTCTTCATAAGTTGGGTAGCAAACAGCAGCCAGCGTTAATTAGTGAAAAGAAAAATCCCCAAGCAGTGTTACTTGCTGAGAATTTCCTCCCTGACTCTATTGTTGGTGGAGAAGGGGCAGTGACAGCAATTGAAGAGGACGGTAAAACAGCCCATCTGTGGTTAGGTGGATTACCTCCACAAGTGCTGGAATACTATGGAGTTAATTCTCGGCTGTCGCTGGTAACTGGAGAAGAGTTAGTATTGCGATCGCGCAGCGGGTTAAAAGCAAAAGCGCAAATTTCTGGTATTATCGGCGTAACTTCCTTACAAGTCGGGCAACTCGTTCAAGAAACAATCAGAGTATTACCCCGAAATGTGGGTTTAAAAATTGGTTTGGATACAGGACTCGAAAGAATTGAACGAGTAGATGCAACAAGTGCTTTAGCCGCATTTCCCCACGTGTCGAGTGTAGTAGCAGGGGAACAACCAGCCGATTACGTATTTGCTAAATTACAGCAACCTCCTGGCCGCTATGGTTTATTTACTCTGGGCAGTGAGCTAATTCCTAACACTGCTGGGGAAGTTGGGGAAGCAGTAAAATTAGCTATGCAGCGTTTAGCACCTAAATTTCAACCGCTGCTAGCAGCAAAGTTGTGGCGGCTGACAGAAAATGAAGGTTCTTCCCGGTTAGCAGTTAAAGCAACCTTAGAAATAATTAGCGGCATATCACCTCGCGCAGTCATGCAACGCGCAACACTGCGAAATCAAATTTCTGAAAATTCAACAACTAAGCCACTTAGAACTCAGAACGGGCTAAACGCCCCGCTACCGCTAACACAACTTGTGCCTATTGGTAGTCGGATGCAATATCGCGTACAAAACCAGAGCGATCGCCCACTATATTTAATCTTACTAGGATTAAAAAACAATCGGACAACAGTTGCCTTCTACCCTTGGGAAACTCCCACAGACACAAATATTTCGGATACCCAACCCCTACTTAAACAAATAGTCATCGCCCCTAACGAAACCCTCGCCTTACCAGAAAATACTGCTGGGTCTGAATGGGCAGTTTCTGGGCCAGCTTTTGAGTGTGAACATCAACTAATCTTCAGTACTGCCCCTTTCACTGAAACTCTTGCCGCCTTGAATACGGCTAAATATCCCACAGCCGACCAACGGCCGATTAGCCCATTGTTGAACTCCCTAGAAGTTGCCCAAGCTTTGCTACAAGACTTACACAACGCTAGCGCAGTCAAAACTGAAGTCAATAGCACATCTGCTGACTCTTATATTTTGGATGTGAATAATTGGGCAAGTCTTAGTTTTAGTTTTCAAGTAGTGTAAACAGGGAGTCTTGTATCTTAGTTGTGTATACGACTAAGGATTGTGAGTTTACACGTAGCAAACTTTCATGAAAATCACAAATTCGGTTGGGTTTGCGCTTTCACTCGTCTTATTATTTTTATTTGTTGATACACCTACTGCCCAACCACAGCCAACTGCTTTACTGGAATTGATGCCATTGAAGCCCTTTGCAGTGCAAGGAATATGCTAAAAGTACCTTGAAACTAACCCTCTTTTATCACTTTCGGGAGAGAATAATCTGGAATGCTTACAGCATAAGACTTTTACTAAAAAACCATGATTTCAGCCATTGTGTTAGAAAATAAACACTCAAATGCCTGTTCTATCTACAGTTCAAAATTTGGCTTTGATTTTTCTTTTCCCAGAGTAACAAAACAGGGCTAAACTTAGTTTTGGTTTCAACGAAAGTGAGAAGAGGGAGAAG
This region of Nostoc sp. UHCC 0302 genomic DNA includes:
- a CDS encoding DUF72 domain-containing protein, whose product is MKFFIGCAVWAYKGWVGELYPQGTRTTDFLHLYSRRFTTVEGNTTFYAVPNQETVTRWAAETPSGFEFCLKLPRDITHKGLLKPNIPAALKFLEGMRPLGKHIGPIFAQLPPSYTPTLLDDLTNFLEAWPRTDAPLALEVRHPDWFKEPHARNLTALLEQLGVGRVLLDSRPIYAGDDDPQIESERRKPKLPLQFSVTAPFSLIRFISHPNLSVNQPFMEEWVTQIQQWLQQGKRIYFFVHCPTEERSPNTARHFQQLLEQSGTAIPPLPWNNLEHPPNQLSLW
- a CDS encoding caspase family protein, with translation MERRTFLHKIGSILAVLGVTEAEWLTLGSRYYQALAQPNSRKLALLIGINQYPESPALSGCLTDVELQKELLIHRFGFQASDILTLTEEQANREFIEAAFLDHLSQQARPGDLVVFHFSGYGTRVKLPTSLETLQNALVPVNEQVKSQDEKIVNYLLEETLLLLLRSLPTEHVTAVLDTSYYTPSTSQLAATRIRVRPESTEAQLSTAELDFQNKVKTQNSKVSPLILTATSDPKQLAREALFSGFSAGLFTYALTQYLWESTPATKIQFTLSYVGTSLHKLGSKQQPALISEKKNPQAVLLAENFLPDSIVGGEGAVTAIEEDGKTAHLWLGGLPPQVLEYYGVNSRLSLVTGEELVLRSRSGLKAKAQISGIIGVTSLQVGQLVQETIRVLPRNVGLKIGLDTGLERIERVDATSALAAFPHVSSVVAGEQPADYVFAKLQQPPGRYGLFTLGSELIPNTAGEVGEAVKLAMQRLAPKFQPLLAAKLWRLTENEGSSRLAVKATLEIISGISPRAVMQRATLRNQISENSTTKPLRTQNGLNAPLPLTQLVPIGSRMQYRVQNQSDRPLYLILLGLKNNRTTVAFYPWETPTDTNISDTQPLLKQIVIAPNETLALPENTAGSEWAVSGPAFECEHQLIFSTAPFTETLAALNTAKYPTADQRPISPLLNSLEVAQALLQDLHNASAVKTEVNSTSADSYILDVNNWASLSFSFQVV
- the sat gene encoding sulfate adenylyltransferase, whose product is MSQNPDAIAPHGGELVNRIATPEQREEFLSKADFLPRVQLDERAVSDVEMIAIGAFSPLTGFMNQEDYDRVVTEMRLANGLVWSMPITLSVAEEVASSLKEGGLIRLDNPAGRFIGVLQLTQKYNYDKTREAINVYRTNDANHPGVQVLYNQGSVHLAGDIWLLQRVTHPQFPNYQIDPAASRQIFRENGWKTIVGFQTRNPIHRAHEYIQKCALETVDALFLHPLVGATKDDDIPADVRMRCYEILLEHYYPHDRVILAINPAAMRYAGPREAIFHALVRKNYGCTHFIVGRDHAGVGDYYGTYDAQYIFDEFEPSELGIVPMKFEHAFYCTRTKQMATTKTSPSKPEERVHLSGTKVREMLRRGELPPPEFSRPEVAAELARAMRIQVLA